A region of Vitis riparia cultivar Riparia Gloire de Montpellier isolate 1030 chromosome 1, EGFV_Vit.rip_1.0, whole genome shotgun sequence DNA encodes the following proteins:
- the LOC117925272 gene encoding glutathionyl-hydroquinone reductase YqjG-like isoform X2, with translation MARSALDEMSESGAFMRTASTFRNFVTQDPNSPFPAESGRYHLYVSYACPWASRCLAYLKIKGLDKAISFTSVKPKWERTRDTDEHMGWVFPASDTEEPGAGPDPLNGTRSIRELYELASTNYSGKYTVPVLWDKKLKTIVNNESSEIIRMFNTEFNDIAENPSLDLYPPHLQAQIDKINDWIYSGINNGVYKCGFAKKQEPYDEAVKNLYEALDKCEEILSKQRFLCGNTLTESDIRLFVTLIRFDEVYAVHFKCNKKLLREYPNLFNYTKEIFQIPGMSSTVHVEHIKKHYYGSHPSINPFGIIPQGPDVDYSAPHDRERFSS, from the exons ATGGCTCGATCTGCACTGGACGAGATGTCAGAATCTGGTGCTTTTATGAGAACTGCATCAACATTCCGTAATTTTGTCACCCAAGACCCGAACTCCCCATTCCCAGCAGAATCTGGAAGATACCATCTGTATGTATCATATGCCTGTCCTTGGGCATCCAGGTGCCTTGCCTACTTGAAGATCAAAGGACTTGACAAAGCCATCAGTTTTACG TCAGTGAAACCCAAATGGGAAAGAACAAGGGACACAGATGAGCATATGGGGTGGGTGTTTCCTGCTTCTGATACAGAGGAACCTGGAGCTGGACCTGACCCTTTGAATGGAACCAGAAGTATAAGAGAACTTTATGAGCTAGCAAGCACAAACTACTCAGGAAAATACACAGTTCCT GTTCTATGGGATAAGAAGCTCAAAACAATTGTGAACAATGAGAGTTCAGAGATAATCCGCATGTTCAATACTGAATTCAATGATATAGCAGAGAATCCATCTTTGGACCTTTATCCTCCCCATTTGCAAGCCCAGATCGACAAGATCAATGACTGGATATACAGTGGGATAAACAATGGTGTCTACAAATGTGGGTTCGCCAAAAAACAGGAGCCTTATGATGAG GCTGTGAAAAACTTGTATGAAGCATTGGACAAATGTGAAGAGATACTCAGCAAGCAACGATTCCTTTGTGGGAACACGCTCACTGAATCTGATATTCGATTGTTTGTCACCCTTATCAGATTTGATGAG GTTTATGCAGTTCATTTCAAATGCAACAAGAAACTTCTCCGCGAGTACCCGAATCTGTTCAATTACACGAAAGAAATTTTCCAGATCCCAGGTATGAGCAGCACTGTACACGTGGAACATATCAAGAAGCATTACTATGGAAGCCACCCTTCTATCAATCCTTTTGGGATCATCCCTCAAGGCCCAGATGTAGACTACTCTGCTCCCCATGACAGAGAGAGGTTTTCTTCATAG
- the LOC117925272 gene encoding glutathionyl-hydroquinone reductase YqjG-like isoform X1 yields MIYFFTKPNTLLGGKENSVTFVQASFKHTLLMARSALDEMSESGAFMRTASTFRNFVTQDPNSPFPAESGRYHLYVSYACPWASRCLAYLKIKGLDKAISFTSVKPKWERTRDTDEHMGWVFPASDTEEPGAGPDPLNGTRSIRELYELASTNYSGKYTVPVLWDKKLKTIVNNESSEIIRMFNTEFNDIAENPSLDLYPPHLQAQIDKINDWIYSGINNGVYKCGFAKKQEPYDEAVKNLYEALDKCEEILSKQRFLCGNTLTESDIRLFVTLIRFDEVYAVHFKCNKKLLREYPNLFNYTKEIFQIPGMSSTVHVEHIKKHYYGSHPSINPFGIIPQGPDVDYSAPHDRERFSS; encoded by the exons ATGATCTATTTCTTCACCAAACCCAACACTCTGCTTGGTGGAAAGGAAAACTCCGTGACTTTTGTACAAGCCTCTTTCAAG CACACTCTTCTAATGGCTCGATCTGCACTGGACGAGATGTCAGAATCTGGTGCTTTTATGAGAACTGCATCAACATTCCGTAATTTTGTCACCCAAGACCCGAACTCCCCATTCCCAGCAGAATCTGGAAGATACCATCTGTATGTATCATATGCCTGTCCTTGGGCATCCAGGTGCCTTGCCTACTTGAAGATCAAAGGACTTGACAAAGCCATCAGTTTTACG TCAGTGAAACCCAAATGGGAAAGAACAAGGGACACAGATGAGCATATGGGGTGGGTGTTTCCTGCTTCTGATACAGAGGAACCTGGAGCTGGACCTGACCCTTTGAATGGAACCAGAAGTATAAGAGAACTTTATGAGCTAGCAAGCACAAACTACTCAGGAAAATACACAGTTCCT GTTCTATGGGATAAGAAGCTCAAAACAATTGTGAACAATGAGAGTTCAGAGATAATCCGCATGTTCAATACTGAATTCAATGATATAGCAGAGAATCCATCTTTGGACCTTTATCCTCCCCATTTGCAAGCCCAGATCGACAAGATCAATGACTGGATATACAGTGGGATAAACAATGGTGTCTACAAATGTGGGTTCGCCAAAAAACAGGAGCCTTATGATGAG GCTGTGAAAAACTTGTATGAAGCATTGGACAAATGTGAAGAGATACTCAGCAAGCAACGATTCCTTTGTGGGAACACGCTCACTGAATCTGATATTCGATTGTTTGTCACCCTTATCAGATTTGATGAG GTTTATGCAGTTCATTTCAAATGCAACAAGAAACTTCTCCGCGAGTACCCGAATCTGTTCAATTACACGAAAGAAATTTTCCAGATCCCAGGTATGAGCAGCACTGTACACGTGGAACATATCAAGAAGCATTACTATGGAAGCCACCCTTCTATCAATCCTTTTGGGATCATCCCTCAAGGCCCAGATGTAGACTACTCTGCTCCCCATGACAGAGAGAGGTTTTCTTCATAG